In a genomic window of Melospiza melodia melodia isolate bMelMel2 unplaced genomic scaffold, bMelMel2.pri scaffold_46, whole genome shotgun sequence:
- the LOC134434738 gene encoding olfactory receptor 14J1-like: LLGSRACAHMAAAAWASAFLNALLHTSNTFSLPPCHGNALGQFFCEIPQILKLSCSKSYLRELGLIAISTCLVFGCFVFIVFSYVQIFRAVLRIPSEQGRHKAFSTCLPHLAVVSLFVSTGIFASLKPPSMSSPSLDVAVSVLYSVVPPALNPLIYSLRNQELKAAVWRLMTRQFKKH; encoded by the coding sequence ctcctgggcagcagagcttgtgcccacatggcagcagctgcctgggccagtgcatttctcaatgctctgctgcacacgtccaatacattttccctgcccccgtgccatggcaatgccctgggccagttcttctgtgaaatcccacagatcctcaagctctcctgctcaaaatcttatctcagggaactggggctcatTGCAATTAGcacctgtttggtatttggttgttttgtgttcattgttttctcctatgtgcagatcttcagggctgtgctgaggatcccctctgagcagggacggcacaaagccttttccacctgcctccctcacctggccgtggtctccctctttgtcagcactggcatttttgcctccctgaagcccccctccatgtcctccccatccctggatgtggcagtgtcagttctgtactcagtggtgcctccagccctgaaccctctcatctacagcctgaggaaccaggagctcaaggctgcagtctggagactgatgactagacaatttaagaaacattaa
- the LOC134434696 gene encoding serine/threonine-protein kinase pim-1-like, which produces EVVLLAKVSTGFPGVVQLLEWLELSNCIVMVLEQPEQCQDLQRFIRARQFLPEEEARELFRQVLEAVWHCTSCGVLHRDIKPENILVDLDTGQAKLIDFGCGAYLQDTVYTHFAGTLSYSPPEWNDFGWYHGEPATIWSLGILLHQMVCGEH; this is translated from the exons gaggtcgtgctgctggccaaggtgtccactggcttccccggtgtggtccagctgctggagtggctcgagctctccaactgcatcgtgatggtgctggagcagccagagcagtgtcaggacctgcagcgtttcattcgggcacggcagttcctgcccgaggaggaggcgcgggagctgttccgccaggtgctggaggccgtgtggcactgcaccagctgcggggtcctgcaccgggacatcaaaccagagaacatcctggttgacctggacaccgggcaggccaaactcatcgactttggctgtggcgcctacctgcaggacacagtttacactcactttgcag gaacactgtcctacagccccccggaatggaacgactttggctggtaccatggcgagccagctaccatctggtccctgggcatcctgctgcaccagatggtctgcggggagcac